A section of the Echeneis naucrates chromosome 12, fEcheNa1.1, whole genome shotgun sequence genome encodes:
- the prr11 gene encoding uncharacterized protein prr11: MCSHHVTGSNSLQIPPQPSLHQALLANIEPIPVQALINPQQGMDAPLQLQTPQPPKTCGSPSCWSLDIRVAILLLTLAGALILLLLYRLLQLRHRLRSASARHALEYCSFYHTANYTLKHPAPCEDLPVKNGTVPEAALPAQTITAVNPVVTSNPPPLPLPPPPVLPPPSLPTAPPVLALPLPVPVIQTTPPSPHLSWGACSDVDVYSRIGAFRSSRLSSLSNHSKVILFEHSSL, encoded by the exons ATGTGTAGTCATCACGTCACTGGTAGCAACTCTCTTCAGATCCCTCCTCAGCCTAGTTTACACCAAGCCCTGCTGGCAAACATCGAGCCCATCCCGGTCCAGGCTCTTATCAATCCACAGCAAGGAATGGATGCTCCCCTTCAGCTGCAGACACCACAGCCACCTAAGACCTGTGGTTCCCCATCATGCTGGAGTTTGGATATAAGGGTGGCTATACTTCTGCTGACTCTGGCTGGAGCACTGATCTTGCTGCTGCTATATAGACTCTTACAGCTGAGACACAG GTTAAGGTCTGCCAGTGCCAGACATGCTCTGGAGTACTGTAGCTTCTACCACACTGCTAACTACACACTCAAACACCCTGCACCCTGTGAGGACCTGCCAGTCAAGAACGGGACTGTCCCTGAAGCTGCTCTGCCTGCCCAAACCATAACCGCAGTGAATCCTGTTGTCACATCTAATCCACCCCCActgcctctccctccacctcctgtcCTGCCGCCACCCTCTCTCCCAACAGCACCTCCTGTTCTGGCCCTTCCTCTCCCAGTGCCTGTGATCCAGACCACCCCACCCAGCCCCCACCTGTCATGGGGAGCTTGCTCAGATGTGGATGTCTACTCTCGGATCGGAGCTTTCAGGAGCTCCAGACTCTCCAGCCTCTCCAACCACTCAAAGGTTATCCTGTTTGAACACTCGTCTCTCTGA
- the htr1ab gene encoding 5-hydroxytryptamine (serotonin) receptor 1A b: MEITDNTTAWTQLNNISNKTPEADDEDVKLSYQVATSFLLGALILCAVFGNACVVAAIALERSLQNVANYLIGSLAVTDLMVSVLVLPMAALYQVLNRWTLGQVTCDIFISLDVLCCTSSILHLCAIALDRYWAITEPIDYMKKRTPRRAAVLISVTWLVGFSISVPPMLIMRSQPNKMAEDRANPKQCQIRQDPWYTIYSTFGAFYIPLTLMLVLYGRIFKAARFRIRRTVRKTEKKKVTDSCLALSPALFHKKTGGDAQAKSWKRSVEPRPLQSVNGAVKHAEDGESLEIIEVHSNYKSNLPLPNTPSSVPLFESRHEKATEAKRKIALARERKTVKTLGIIMGTFILCWLPFFIVALVKPFCQESCYMPRWLEDVINWLGYSNSLLNPIIYAYFNKDFQSAFKKIIKCHFCRP; the protein is encoded by the coding sequence ATGGAGATCACGGACAACACGACAGCCTGGACACAGCTCAACAACATTTCCAACAAAACCCCCGAAGCTGATGATGAGGACGTGAAGCTGAGTTACCAAGTGGCCACGTCCTTCCTGCTTGGCGCGCTCATTCTGTGCGCGGTGTTTGGGAACGCGTGCGTGGTTGCAGCCATCGCCTTGGAGCGGTCTCTCCAGAATGTGGCCAACTATCTGATCGGTTCTCTGGCTGTCACGGACCTCATGGTGTCGGTCCTGGTTCTGCCCATGGCGGCGCTTTACCAAGTCTTAAACCGATGGACTCTCGGACAGGTGACGTGTGACATCTTTATCTCTCTGGATGTTCTGTGCTGCACCTCGTCCATCCTGCACCTGTGCGCCATCGCTCTGGACAGATACTGGGCCATAACCGAGCCCATAGACTACATGAAGAAGAGGACGCCGAGGAGAGCTGCGGTCCTCATCAGTGTTACTTGGCTGGTAGGATTCTCCATCTCAGTCCCACCGATGCTAATCATGCGCTCTCAGCCCAACAAGATGGCAGAGGACAGGGCGAACCCGAAGCAGTGTCAGATCAGGCAGGACCCCTGGTACACGATATACTCCACATTTGGGGCTTTTTACATCCCGCTCACTCTGATGCTGGTTTTATACGGGCGGATATTCAAAGCCGCTAGGTTTCGGATCAGAAGGACAGTGCGTAAAACGGAGAAAAAGAAGGTGACCGACTCCTGCTTGGCGTTATCCCCGGCGCTCTTCCACAAAAAGACTGGTGGAGACGCGCAGGCTAAGAGCTGGAAAAGGAGCGTGGAGCCCCGGCCGCTGCAGAGCGTCAACGGCGCGGTGAAACACGCGGAGGACGGCGAGTCTCTGGAGATTATCGAAGTTCACAGCAACTACAAAAGCAACCTGCCGCTGCCCAACACCCCGAGCTCCGTGCCGCTGTTCGAGAGCCGCCACGAGAAGGCGACCGAGGCGAAGCGCAAGATCGCGCTGGCACGGGAGCGCAAAACGGTGAAGACTTTGGGCATCATCATGGGCACCTTCATCCTCTGCTGGCTGCCCTTCTTCATCGTCGCTCTGGTCAAGCCTTTTTGCCAAGAGTCGTGCTACATGCCCCGCTGGCTGGAGGATGTCATAAACTGGCTGGGCTACTCAAACTCTCTACTCAACCCCATCATTTACGCATATTTCAACAAAGACTTCCAGAGCGCCTTCAAGAAAATCATCAAGTGTCATTTCTGCAGGCCGTGA